A DNA window from Amycolatopsis sp. DSM 110486 contains the following coding sequences:
- a CDS encoding cold-shock protein, giving the protein MPTGKVKWYDAEKGFGFVTQDGGADVYIRKAALPQGVEGLKAGQRLEFGVADGRRGPQALSVRLLDPPPSVAEARRRPAEELHGLIEDMIKLLELKVQPDLRRNRYPDRKNTKQIAEIMRAVARDIDP; this is encoded by the coding sequence GTGCCGACCGGCAAGGTCAAGTGGTACGACGCGGAGAAGGGTTTCGGGTTCGTCACGCAGGACGGCGGAGCCGACGTCTACATCCGCAAGGCCGCGCTGCCGCAGGGCGTCGAGGGGCTCAAGGCCGGGCAGCGGCTGGAGTTCGGCGTCGCCGACGGCCGTCGCGGGCCGCAGGCGCTCTCCGTCCGGCTGCTGGACCCGCCGCCGTCGGTCGCCGAAGCACGCCGGCGTCCCGCCGAGGAGCTGCACGGTCTGATCGAGGACATGATCAAGCTCCTCGAGCTGAAGGTCCAGCCGGACTTGCGCCGCAACCGCTACCCGGATCGCAAGAACACCAAGCAGATCGCGGAGATCATGCGCGCGGTCGCCCGGGACATCGACCCTTAA
- a CDS encoding DUF2771 family protein, translating to MRRSRLVAVLAAGGLAVAGCSAPGPAEVTFYGDGHTINVGPIGNCDVKTGICAANPGAAGTLKLRPGKSVQISVPKEVAEGPWKVTVQFVNGKGQPQPLKEDIITSGDRYAYTATPPTKDDQIVVVEIAQATVVSRTGDPNDAEPITSALWSLQVQPA from the coding sequence ATGCGACGTTCCCGATTGGTAGCCGTGCTCGCGGCCGGTGGTCTCGCCGTGGCCGGCTGCTCGGCGCCAGGGCCGGCCGAGGTGACGTTCTATGGCGATGGGCACACGATCAACGTCGGGCCGATCGGCAACTGCGACGTCAAGACCGGCATCTGCGCCGCCAACCCCGGCGCCGCGGGCACGCTGAAGCTGCGCCCGGGCAAGTCCGTGCAGATCTCCGTGCCGAAGGAGGTCGCGGAAGGTCCGTGGAAGGTGACGGTGCAGTTCGTCAACGGCAAGGGCCAGCCCCAGCCGTTGAAGGAAGACATCATCACCAGCGGCGACCGCTACGCCTACACCGCGACCCCGCCCACCAAGGACGACCAGATCGTGGTGGTGGAGATCGCGCAGGCCACCGTGGTCAGCCGCACGGGCGACCCCAACGACGCGGAGCCGATCACCTCGGCCCTGTGGTCGCTGCAGGTTCAGCCCGCCTGA
- a CDS encoding AMP-binding protein, protein MPDAPALPSYASGTSDVPLLGDTIGDNFDRTVAAFPERDAMVDRAAGTKWSYADLKKDVDQLAHGLVATGIGKGDRVGIWSPNRAEWTLLQYATAKIGAILVNINPAYRSHELEYVLNQSGVRMLVAADKFKTSDYAAMVEQVRPNCAGLEVVVLLGTDAWTDLMAKGAGGDPEALAELQKNLSADDPINIQYTSGTTGFPKGATLSHHNILNNGYFVGELCNYTEEDRVCIPVPFYHCFGMVMGNLACTSHGACMVIPAPAFDPRATLEAVEAERCTSLYGVPTMFIAELNHADFGEFDLSSLRTGIMAGSPCPVEVMKQVIDRMGMTEVSICYGMTETSPVSTQTRADDSVERRVSTVGRVGPHLESKVVDPETGLTLPRGVPGELCTRGYSVMLGYWEQPDKTAEAIDAARWMHTGDLAVMDEAGYLNITGRIKDMVIRGGENVYPREIEEFLYTHPDVLDAQVIGVPDVKYGEELMAWIQVREGAQPLTAEAVREFSQGKLAHYKIPRYVHIVDGFPMTVTGKVRKVEMREQSVTLLGLEDAASAKHA, encoded by the coding sequence ATGCCCGACGCGCCCGCCCTGCCCAGTTACGCCTCCGGGACGTCCGACGTCCCCCTGCTGGGTGACACCATCGGGGACAACTTCGACCGCACCGTGGCCGCGTTTCCCGAGCGCGACGCGATGGTGGACCGCGCGGCCGGCACGAAATGGTCGTATGCCGACCTCAAAAAGGACGTCGACCAGCTCGCGCACGGGCTCGTCGCGACCGGGATCGGCAAGGGGGACCGCGTCGGGATCTGGTCGCCGAACCGGGCGGAGTGGACGCTCCTCCAGTACGCGACGGCCAAGATCGGCGCGATCCTCGTCAACATCAATCCCGCGTACCGCTCGCATGAGCTGGAGTACGTGCTCAACCAGTCCGGTGTGCGGATGCTCGTCGCGGCGGACAAGTTCAAGACGTCGGACTACGCGGCGATGGTGGAGCAGGTCCGGCCGAACTGCGCGGGGCTCGAGGTCGTGGTGCTGCTGGGCACCGACGCGTGGACGGACCTCATGGCCAAGGGTGCGGGTGGCGACCCGGAGGCCCTGGCCGAGCTCCAGAAAAACCTGAGCGCCGACGACCCCATCAACATCCAGTACACCTCCGGCACCACGGGCTTCCCCAAGGGTGCCACGCTGTCCCACCACAACATCCTCAACAACGGCTACTTCGTCGGCGAGCTGTGCAACTACACCGAAGAAGACCGCGTGTGCATCCCCGTGCCCTTCTACCACTGCTTCGGCATGGTGATGGGCAACCTCGCGTGCACCAGCCACGGCGCGTGCATGGTGATCCCGGCGCCGGCGTTCGACCCGCGGGCGACGCTGGAGGCCGTGGAGGCGGAGCGGTGCACGTCGCTGTACGGCGTGCCCACGATGTTCATCGCGGAGCTCAACCACGCGGACTTCGGCGAGTTCGACCTGTCGTCGCTGCGCACCGGGATCATGGCGGGCTCGCCTTGCCCGGTCGAGGTGATGAAGCAGGTGATCGACCGGATGGGCATGACGGAAGTGTCGATCTGCTACGGCATGACGGAAACCTCGCCGGTCTCCACACAGACGCGCGCGGACGATTCGGTGGAGCGCCGCGTGTCCACGGTCGGCCGCGTCGGGCCGCACCTCGAGTCCAAAGTGGTCGATCCCGAGACGGGCCTCACCTTGCCGCGCGGCGTGCCCGGCGAGCTCTGCACGCGCGGCTACTCCGTGATGCTCGGTTACTGGGAACAGCCCGACAAGACGGCCGAGGCGATCGACGCCGCGCGCTGGATGCACACCGGCGACCTCGCCGTGATGGACGAGGCCGGCTACCTCAACATCACCGGCCGCATCAAGGACATGGTGATCCGCGGCGGCGAGAACGTGTACCCGCGCGAGATCGAGGAGTTCCTCTACACGCACCCGGACGTCCTCGACGCACAGGTCATCGGCGTGCCCGACGTCAAGTACGGCGAAGAGCTCATGGCCTGGATCCAGGTGCGCGAGGGCGCGCAGCCGCTCACCGCCGAGGCCGTGCGCGAGTTCTCGCAGGGCAAGCTGGCGCACTACAAGATCCCGCGCTACGTCCACATCGTCGACGGGTTCCCGATGACCGTTACGGGCAAGGTGCGCAAGGTCGAGATGCGCGAGCAGTCCGTGACGCTGCTGGGCCTCGAAGACGCCGCTTCGGCGAAACACGCATAG
- a CDS encoding R2-like ligand-binding oxidase gives MTDTLPELRSGFSSLRKGGLNWDSFPLRLFVKGNKKFWNPADLDFSREREGWESLTPEQRRSTTYLVAQFIAGEEAVTEDIQPFMRAMSSTGRFSDEMYLTQFCFEEAKHVEVFRRWMDAVGLDEDLHPYVAENPHYRKLFYEELPQSLRALEDDPSPLNQIRASVTYNHVIEGSLALTGYYSWQLICTQNQILPGMQDLVRRIGDDERRHMAWGTFTCRRHVAADDSMWDAVQQRMGELLPHALNMIQWVQDQFEEVPFDNDPQEFVQYAADRAQRRLGAIESARGTPVEQIDLDYSPEQLEETFGEEDEKTLAEAAAAAS, from the coding sequence ATGACGGACACGCTTCCCGAGCTGCGCAGCGGGTTTTCGTCGCTGCGCAAGGGTGGGCTCAACTGGGACTCGTTCCCGCTGCGCCTGTTCGTGAAGGGCAACAAGAAGTTCTGGAACCCCGCCGACCTCGACTTCAGCCGCGAACGCGAGGGCTGGGAGAGCCTGACGCCGGAGCAGCGCCGCTCGACGACATACCTCGTGGCGCAGTTCATCGCCGGCGAGGAGGCCGTGACGGAGGACATCCAGCCCTTCATGCGCGCGATGTCCTCGACCGGCCGATTCAGCGACGAGATGTACCTGACGCAGTTCTGCTTCGAGGAGGCCAAGCACGTCGAGGTCTTCCGCCGCTGGATGGACGCCGTCGGCCTCGACGAGGATCTGCACCCGTACGTCGCCGAAAACCCCCACTACCGCAAGCTTTTCTACGAAGAGCTGCCGCAGTCGCTGCGCGCCCTGGAGGACGATCCCAGTCCCCTCAACCAGATCCGCGCGAGCGTCACGTACAACCACGTGATCGAGGGCAGTCTCGCGTTGACGGGCTACTACTCGTGGCAGCTCATCTGCACCCAGAACCAGATCCTGCCCGGCATGCAGGACCTCGTCCGCCGCATCGGCGACGACGAACGCCGCCACATGGCGTGGGGCACCTTCACCTGCCGCCGCCACGTCGCCGCCGACGACTCGATGTGGGACGCAGTGCAGCAGCGCATGGGCGAACTGCTGCCGCACGCGCTCAACATGATCCAGTGGGTGCAGGACCAGTTCGAGGAAGTCCCGTTCGACAACGACCCGCAGGAGTTCGTCCAGTACGCGGCCGACCGCGCGCAACGGCGGTTGGGCGCCATCGAATCGGCCCGCGGGACGCCGGTGGAGCAGATCGACCTGGACTACTCGCCGGAGCAGCTGGAGGAGACCTTCGGGGAGGAAGACGAGAAGACGCTGGCGGAAGCCGCTGCAGCAGCTTCCTGA
- a CDS encoding TetR/AcrR family transcriptional regulator encodes MTSFTERTKASLREALLDAAADLLPDRGYQALRMADVAARAGVSRQTVYNEFGSKAALTQAVALRTAAEFLDGIRRRFESADGLIPGIHGAVVYTIEHARENRLVAAALGTEAGEDLLPLLTTKGEPILTAAADLATEQYRSLEPRLSQKSAALLAETVVRLSLSHLVLPTHAATEAADAVVAVLAPAIENFLSPTDSSTESSTME; translated from the coding sequence GTGACGAGCTTCACTGAGCGCACCAAGGCATCGCTGCGCGAAGCACTGCTCGACGCGGCCGCGGATCTGCTCCCCGACCGCGGCTACCAGGCGCTTCGCATGGCCGACGTCGCGGCGCGCGCCGGCGTGAGCAGGCAGACCGTCTACAACGAGTTCGGCAGCAAGGCGGCGCTCACGCAGGCCGTGGCGCTGCGTACGGCGGCGGAGTTCCTCGACGGCATCCGCCGCCGCTTCGAGAGCGCCGACGGGCTGATCCCCGGCATCCACGGCGCCGTCGTCTACACGATCGAGCACGCCCGCGAGAACCGGCTCGTCGCCGCCGCCCTCGGCACGGAGGCGGGCGAGGACCTGCTCCCCCTGCTCACCACCAAGGGCGAGCCCATCCTCACGGCCGCCGCCGACCTGGCGACCGAGCAGTACCGCTCGCTGGAGCCCCGCCTGTCGCAGAAGTCCGCCGCACTGCTGGCGGAGACCGTGGTGCGGCTGTCCCTGAGCCACCTGGTGCTGCCGACGCACGCCGCGACCGAGGCGGCCGACGCCGTGGTGGCGGTTCTGGCGCCGGCGATCGAAAACTTCCTTTCACCGACAGACTCGTCCACGGAATCGTCCACAATGGAGTGA
- a CDS encoding ESX secretion-associated protein EspG — MPEEFSLSWTEVDVAVRRSGLPASWHPFEIRSPGLTLDEHKRLSDEAWASLRSRGLAHADKLDHDVLTTLQAWTRPEVLIIVRAAELPSGTVLYRACIGEGLGVFSSSEPDGIRFQQTRPDRLVETVLSMFPTYPPLPVAPVSLTQAPARHSSDSDASDFSDRDFTSAPSRRDRDALGSYSQWPLHRHGTVELSLRPRHGTLRPVSTATFVDTDGGRYVTFSEPLRDGGFRLRFVPSDGSHLRRWLFETIEEGLR, encoded by the coding sequence GTGCCGGAGGAGTTCTCCCTGAGCTGGACCGAAGTCGACGTCGCCGTCCGCCGCAGTGGCCTGCCGGCTTCGTGGCACCCCTTTGAAATCCGCAGCCCTGGGCTGACTCTGGATGAGCACAAGCGGCTGTCGGATGAGGCATGGGCTTCGCTGCGTTCGCGGGGGTTGGCTCATGCGGACAAGCTGGACCATGACGTTCTGACTACCTTGCAGGCTTGGACGCGGCCTGAGGTGCTGATCATCGTCCGCGCCGCCGAGTTGCCTTCCGGGACGGTGCTGTACCGGGCCTGCATCGGCGAGGGGCTGGGGGTGTTTTCGTCGTCCGAGCCCGACGGGATCCGGTTCCAGCAGACGCGACCGGATCGGCTGGTGGAGACGGTGTTGAGCATGTTCCCGACCTATCCGCCACTGCCGGTTGCTCCGGTGTCTCTTACGCAGGCTCCGGCTCGGCATTCTTCAGATTCGGATGCTTCGGACTTTTCAGACCGGGATTTCACCTCGGCTCCGTCTCGCCGCGATCGGGACGCTCTGGGCTCTTACTCCCAGTGGCCCCTGCACCGGCATGGCACGGTGGAACTGTCCCTGCGCCCCCGCCACGGCACCCTCCGCCCCGTCTCGACGGCCACGTTCGTCGATACGGATGGCGGCCGGTACGTCACGTTCTCCGAGCCGCTCCGCGATGGGGGCTTCCGGCTGCGGTTCGTGCCATCTGACGGGTCTCACCTGCGAAGGTGGCTTTTTGAGACCATCGAAGAAGGGCTCCGGTAG
- a CDS encoding MFS transporter, translating to MALFGSHSEPDGTFSGRSGKGRGRKSKRKWTPEPSAAQARSWRDSPQPTRVDPAAHPVEPPTRGVAAEPPTRRVPADPPRARPERHEERYEPRARPERLPPEGREPRARSPFYDEPRTPTADEAPTGAVPLGHRPPPPRGARPYPSQDRRTEPVRPRQDSPRPGSSEYEHYDTGGYAGEPRVDPERDEELRTTAVPGAGSIPKLPKKITVTRVAALRSRQLSGQAIGMFQRATKADGADKSGLTSLMYAVMLNYASDAAMAIALANTLFFAATSGESKGKVALYLLITIAPFALVAPVIGPALDKIQRGRRLAMCVASIGQGLMAVVMALHFDDWLLYPAALGMMVLSKSFTVLKAAITPRVVPPEITLSKTNARLTIFGLVAAGVFGGLASGVNAISGSAGALWFTALICVAAAVQSMRIPSWVEVTEGEVPTSLSARPEPTQKKQRQPMGRHIVVALWGNGSVRVLTGFLMMFAAFAVKAQTEGTGHSPFMQLLLLGIIGAAAGAGGFVGNALGSRLQFGAPDQVIVWCVAACAGVTLIATLLPGLATAAVVGLVGATASALAKISLDAVIQEDLPEQSRASAFGRSETVLQLAWCFGGAVGLLLPPTYWIGFLVVTVLLGVGLTQTYLVQRGGSLVPGLGGNRPLRPEPTGSFPAQGASRERR from the coding sequence GTGGCACTCTTCGGTTCGCACTCCGAACCCGACGGCACCTTCTCCGGGCGGTCGGGCAAGGGTCGCGGCCGGAAGTCCAAGCGCAAGTGGACGCCGGAGCCCAGCGCCGCCCAGGCCCGCTCCTGGCGCGACTCGCCGCAGCCCACCCGCGTCGACCCCGCCGCGCACCCGGTCGAACCACCGACCCGGGGCGTCGCGGCGGAACCCCCGACCCGGCGCGTCCCGGCCGACCCGCCGCGCGCACGGCCCGAGCGGCACGAAGAGCGGTACGAACCCCGCGCTCGTCCTGAGCGGCTCCCGCCCGAAGGCCGGGAGCCGCGCGCCCGAAGCCCGTTCTACGACGAGCCCCGCACCCCGACGGCCGACGAGGCCCCCACCGGCGCCGTCCCCCTCGGCCACCGACCGCCGCCACCCAGGGGCGCGCGGCCGTACCCGTCGCAAGACCGCCGCACCGAGCCCGTCCGGCCCCGCCAAGACAGCCCTCGGCCCGGCAGCAGCGAGTACGAGCACTACGACACCGGCGGCTACGCCGGCGAACCCCGCGTCGACCCCGAACGTGACGAGGAACTGCGCACCACCGCCGTCCCAGGTGCCGGCTCGATCCCGAAGCTGCCGAAGAAGATCACCGTCACGCGCGTCGCCGCGTTGCGCAGCCGGCAGCTGAGCGGACAGGCCATCGGCATGTTCCAGCGCGCCACCAAGGCCGACGGCGCGGACAAGTCGGGCCTCACGTCGCTGATGTACGCGGTGATGCTCAACTACGCCAGCGACGCCGCCATGGCCATCGCGCTCGCCAACACGCTCTTCTTCGCCGCCACCAGCGGCGAGAGCAAGGGCAAAGTGGCGCTGTACCTGCTGATCACCATCGCGCCGTTCGCGCTCGTCGCGCCCGTGATCGGCCCGGCGCTGGACAAGATCCAGCGCGGCCGCCGCCTCGCGATGTGCGTGGCCTCGATCGGCCAGGGCCTGATGGCCGTGGTCATGGCCCTGCACTTCGACGACTGGCTGCTCTACCCCGCCGCGCTCGGGATGATGGTGCTGTCGAAGTCGTTCACCGTGCTCAAGGCCGCCATCACGCCGCGCGTGGTGCCGCCGGAGATCACGCTGTCGAAGACCAACGCGCGGCTCACGATCTTCGGCCTCGTCGCCGCCGGCGTGTTCGGCGGGCTGGCCAGCGGTGTCAACGCGATCAGCGGTTCCGCCGGCGCGTTGTGGTTCACCGCGTTGATCTGCGTGGCCGCGGCCGTGCAGTCGATGCGGATCCCGTCGTGGGTCGAGGTGACCGAGGGCGAGGTGCCGACGTCGCTGTCGGCGCGGCCCGAACCGACGCAGAAGAAGCAGCGCCAGCCGATGGGCCGCCACATCGTGGTCGCCTTGTGGGGCAACGGATCCGTGCGCGTGCTCACCGGCTTCCTCATGATGTTCGCCGCGTTCGCGGTGAAGGCGCAGACGGAGGGCACGGGCCACAGCCCGTTCATGCAGCTGCTCCTGCTGGGCATCATCGGCGCCGCGGCCGGGGCGGGTGGCTTCGTCGGCAACGCGCTGGGCTCACGCCTGCAGTTCGGCGCGCCGGACCAGGTGATCGTGTGGTGCGTGGCCGCGTGCGCGGGTGTGACGCTCATCGCCACGCTCCTGCCCGGACTCGCGACGGCCGCGGTCGTCGGCCTCGTCGGCGCCACGGCGAGCGCGCTTGCGAAGATCAGCCTCGACGCCGTGATCCAGGAAGATCTGCCCGAGCAGTCGCGCGCGTCGGCGTTCGGGCGCTCGGAAACGGTGCTGCAGCTGGCCTGGTGCTTCGGTGGCGCCGTCGGTCTGCTGCTGCCGCCGACGTACTGGATCGGCTTCCTCGTGGTCACGGTGCTGCTCGGCGTCGGCCTCACGCAGACCTACCTCGTGCAGCGCGGCGGCTCGCTCGTGCCGGGACTGGGCGGAAACCGGCCACTGCGGCCCGAACCGACCGGCAGCTTCCCCGCGCAGGGCGCGTCCCGAGAGCGCCGGTAA
- a CDS encoding HAD family hydrolase, which translates to MGITVGFDLDMTLIDPRPGMVAAMNALGAESGLPLDGDHFAANLGPPLDDILRGFEAPEERIPGLVDRFRALYPGLVVPSTVALPGAAEALKAVRAAGGRTLVVTGKYGPNACLHVEALGLEVDELVGELWSTQKAVALKEHDARAYVGDHLGDVRGARAAGALAVGVTTGPCTREELLAEGADVVFGSLTQFPEWFARAF; encoded by the coding sequence GTGGGCATCACCGTGGGCTTCGACCTGGACATGACACTGATCGACCCGCGGCCGGGCATGGTCGCGGCGATGAACGCGCTGGGCGCGGAGTCGGGCCTGCCGCTCGACGGCGACCACTTCGCCGCCAACCTCGGCCCGCCGCTCGACGACATCCTGCGCGGCTTCGAGGCGCCCGAGGAGCGGATCCCGGGCCTGGTGGATCGGTTCCGCGCGCTGTACCCCGGCCTCGTCGTGCCGAGCACGGTCGCGCTGCCGGGCGCGGCGGAAGCGCTGAAGGCCGTGCGCGCGGCGGGCGGGCGCACGCTCGTGGTCACCGGCAAGTACGGGCCCAACGCGTGCCTGCACGTCGAGGCGCTCGGGCTTGAGGTCGACGAGCTCGTGGGCGAGCTGTGGTCCACGCAGAAAGCCGTGGCGCTCAAGGAGCACGACGCGCGGGCGTATGTCGGAGATCACCTCGGCGACGTCCGGGGTGCCCGCGCGGCCGGCGCGCTCGCGGTCGGCGTCACCACCGGGCCGTGCACGAGGGAAGAACTGCTCGCCGAGGGAGCCGACGTGGTGTTCGGCTCGCTGACGCAGTTCCCGGAGTGGTTCGCCCGCGCGTTCTGA
- a CDS encoding DUF3558 family protein, with translation MTGPIRGFVTFVGLAALAWALTACDGSVGGNPTPVSPSGSAPSSAPSSQSDTPLAGMSPCKTLDQALAGQGYSPSTPSIADPEHACDTDKPAQDYLGLVLQDGQSYDANLSNRSKAQTGDVRDRRAILELEPTGQEGLCAVSIEVKPKSRALVSASLAPGTTDAACARARAVAEAIELLPPKRADGPNIHPDDPAARTHSAAGPRPMISYS, from the coding sequence GTGACCGGACCGATCCGTGGCTTCGTGACCTTCGTCGGCCTCGCCGCACTCGCCTGGGCACTGACCGCCTGCGACGGCTCAGTGGGAGGTAACCCCACTCCGGTAAGCCCATCCGGGTCCGCACCGAGCAGTGCACCCAGCTCGCAATCGGACACCCCCCTGGCCGGGATGAGCCCGTGCAAGACGCTGGACCAGGCACTCGCAGGGCAGGGATATTCACCCTCGACCCCGTCGATCGCCGATCCGGAACACGCTTGCGACACCGACAAGCCAGCACAAGACTATCTCGGCCTGGTTCTGCAGGACGGACAGAGCTACGACGCGAACCTCTCGAATCGGTCAAAGGCTCAAACCGGCGACGTTCGCGATCGACGGGCAATCCTCGAACTGGAGCCGACCGGACAAGAGGGCCTCTGCGCGGTCAGTATCGAAGTCAAGCCGAAGTCGCGTGCTCTCGTCTCCGCTTCGCTCGCCCCCGGAACCACCGACGCGGCTTGCGCCAGGGCCAGGGCTGTCGCCGAAGCGATCGAACTCCTCCCCCCCAAACGAGCTGACGGCCCAAACATCCATCCTGACGATCCGGCTGCTCGAACGCACTCGGCAGCAGGCCCGCGCCCAATGATCAGCTACTCGTAG